The genomic region CGGTTTTCCTGACACCGCCGAGCGAATGCGCCTGAGCCAGAAGCTTCTTCCTCGCCAGAGCCGCGGCAGCTGCCGGCGGATCATCAACTGCCAGGGCAGCCTGACCCGAAAGAGCCAGCTCCAGCAACGGCTTCAGCTCGTCAGCGAATCCGGGGTTGGCGGCGCAGCACTCATCGACGCTCGCCCGGCCTTCCAGAACCCGGCTGAGTTCCCGGTCCAGCACAGCTTCGAATCCAGCCTCAGAAACCAATTCAGTTTTTTTCACTTCATCATTCACGATGCTTCCCCATTTACGCTGAGCCCGCTGCCGGGATCGCCTTCCTGTTTTTCCATCTCTTTCCTGAGCGCCTGCAGCGCCCGGTGAGTCAATGCCTTTACGGCGCCTTCCGTCTTGTCGAGCACTTCGCCGACCTGCCGGTTGCTGAAGTTCATCATCAGCTTCAGCAGTACGACCTGCCTCTGTTCCTCCGACAGCCCGTTTATCGCGCAGAGCAGACGCCGTTCCTCTGTCGCGGTCTCGAACTGCTCCTCGACCAGCACGCCTGACGGTCGCTCGAGCATGTCCTCCGGTAAAGCTATCTCCCGCGCGCCAGTTCCATGCCGCCGGAAATGATCGAGCACATCGTTCCGCGCTATCCGGAACAGCCAGGCCGCGAAGCCAGCGCCGCGCCAGGTGAAGCCGTCGATCTTTTCTAGTACATACAGGAAGACGGTCGAGGTTATGTCCTCGGCGTCCGCCGGTTTGCCTACCTGGCGTAGCACATAGGAGTAGACCGGACCGTGGAAGCGGTCGTAAAGCTGACCGAACGCATCGGCGTCGCCTTTCTGGATCCGCTTGATGAGTCGCGCCAGCTCGCGCTTCTCGGTCAAAATAGCTCTCCTGTGATTACCAGCGTGAAAAGGACTGTTTTAGATACGGGTTCATGATATCTGGGGAAAGGATCTTGCACCCGCGTCTGATCGGATTGAACCCGCGCCTGATTGGATTCTGCATCCTGCGCGCTCGTGAAATCGTGTGAGCGCATCCATCTACTTCTATGCATACAGTTTGCTTCGGATGAAATCAAGCTGAATCCGACTTTTTTAACTATTTTTCAAAAAGACCGTAACCTTTCTGGCGGCGAGCCGCTATACACCTGAACCTTCGAAGGCGGATCAGGAAAGCGAATCAAGCGAGGTGTGCGTATGGCGTTCAGACTGAAGATGATGATCCTGGCAATGATTTTAGTACTCGGGGCTTCCGGAGTCGCACTGGCTTCCGGCAATGTTCCGGATGCAGTCAACGACGGCGTCGCAAGTCTTACCGGCTCGGGAACCCAGGGCATAGATTCCAGCCCCGCGGCTTCCGACCAGTATGGGACTGACGATGACGAAGCAGATGCCGACGACTCTGCGGTCGATGATGAATACGGCACAGACGACGAAGATGAACTGGATGACGTCGATGACGACGCGGATGAGATCGATGACGAGTCCGACGAGATGGATGACGACGAGATGGATGACGACGATGATGAATTCGTCGGCCCGGCTTCTTCGGGTGGCGCTTCCGCAGGCAGCAGCAGCGGTTCGGGCGGCTCGCATGAAGTCGATGACGACGATGATGAATATTCCGGTCAGGCTGGTTCGGCAGGTTCCTACGGGAATGGCACAGGTTCGCGCTCGGGATCTTCGGGTGGATCTGGTTCTGGCTATTCGTCCTCAGGTGAGTCTCACGACAGGGACGACGACTGAAGTTGGATGCAGGACGGGTCGGCTAGTCCGTCTCGCATCTTGAACCACCCGGCATCGGCAGCTGGGGAGCTGTGTGCCGGGTGGTTGAATTTGGCCCGGACCGCGCAAGGCGCGGTCCGGGTTTCTTTCTAGGGAAGACTTTCTCCGAAAACTTTAATGATTTTTTCCGGAAATTTCCGGATTTGGGGTTTGGTTTTTCTTTCGCCGGGTATAAGTAGTACACATCTTCTGGAGTCGGATCGAAAGATCAGGAGACAAGAGAAGATGACAAAGGCCCCAAGAAGTCGGAAGACAAAGAGACTGATCAAAAGCGGCGGGTAAGGGAAAACCGCCCCAAGAACAGAGTGACAAACTCTGGAGATCAGGAAAAAAGTCTGAAGGTTTCTTGGGGCTTCGTTATGCCCCCGTTATTTCTGCGTTCATATGTCCGTTCCAATGCCAGTTATCCTGCCAGTTTTTCCTTCCGCCAGCGTAGTGTTAGAATTACAGGCTGTTGGCGCCGCAGGCGGCACGTTTTGCCGAAGGCGCCAGTGTTTGTTTAGTTAGCAGGGGGACACAATTAGCATTATGTCCCCGTTTGGTTAGTAGGGGGACACAATTATCATTATGTCCCCCTGATATAGGATAGGGAGGTTATGCGGCGATGATGATCGTGATGAGACCCGATGCGACTGACGACCAGGTCCAGCATGTTGTCGACCGGCTGGCAGCCGTCGGGGCACAGGCACACATATCCCGGGGCGAATTTGTCACCATAATCGGCGCCATCGGCGACCGTGAGGAGATCGGGCAGCTGCCACTCGACGCCATGCCTGGCGTGGACAAGGTCATGCCCATCCTCAAACCCTACAAGCTCGCAAGCCGCCAGACCCATCCCGAAGACACCGTGGTCCAGGTACGAGACCGCGCTATCGGTGGCGGCATGTTCGCGCTGATCGCCGGGCCCTGTTCGGTCGAGAGCGAGGAGCAGTACATGCTTGCGGCCCGGCAGGCCAAGGCCGCCGGTGCTTCGATGCTGAGAGGCGGCGCTTTCAAGCCGAGAACCTCTCCCTACAGCTTCCAGGGAATGGGTGAGGCGGGCCTGCAGATCATGGCCGCAGCCCGCGAGGAGACAGGGTTGCCCATCGTCACCGAGCTCATGGATCCTCGCGACGTGGAAACAGTACTCAAGTACGCGGACGTGATCCAGATCGGCACCCGAAACATGCAGAATTTCCAGCTGCTCTCAGAAGTGGGAAAGGTGGAGCGCCCGGTGCTGCTCAAGCGTGGCATGAGTGCCACCATCGAAGAGCTGCTGATGGCAGCCGAGTACATCCTCAAGGAAGGCAACTCCGACGTGATACTCTGCGAGCGCGGCATCCGCACTTTCGAGACCGCGACCCGCAATACGCTGGATATCTCCGCTATCCCGGTGATCAAGAAGCAGAGCCATCTGCCGGTGATCGTTGATCCCAGCCACTCCGCGGGCAAGCGCGACCTGGTGCTGCCGCTGTCGCTGGCTTCGGTGGCGGTCGGTGCGGACGGCCTGCTGGTGGAGACTCATCCGGATCCCGAGTCGGCTCTCTGCGATGGTTCCCAGTCGCTTCCGGAGGCGGACTTCATGGCATTCACTGCTGAGGTCCGACGTTATGTGGAGCTGGCGGGAAAAAAGATATCCTGACGCGGCGGTGCCGCGAGGACGGCCATGCCTGATTTTTCCAACACCACCATCGCCATCATCGGGGTCGGCCTCATGGGCGGCTCTCTCGGGCTGGCCGCGCAGGAGCGCCTGGGTGTCAGCCGCGTAGTCGGCTACAGCCGCACCAGCCGCACCCTTCAGAAAGCACTCGAACTCGGCGCGATCACCGATGAGGCTACCAGTGTCGAAGAAGCTGCCTCCGAGGCGGACATCATATTCGTGGCGACTCCAGTCCGCTCTATCCTCGAAGTTGCCCGCCAGGCCATGGCTGCATCCAGTCCCGCCAGTATCGTCACCGACATGGGCAGCACCAAGTCCAGTCTCATGGGCGCGTTGACCGCGGCGGAGGAGAAGCGGTTCATCGGCGGCCATCCTGTCTGCGGCTCCGAGACCGCCGGTGTCGAGAACGCCCGCGAGGAGCTTTTTGACAACGCAACCTGGTTCCTCACATCCGGCCAGGGTATCGACCCCACGAATTTTGAGCGCCTCCATGGCTTCATCACCGGCGTCGGCGCGGTGCCGACCGCCATCGATCCGGATGCCCACGACCGCATCATGGCCCTGGTGAGCCACCTGCCGCATGTGCTGGCCAACTCCGCCATGAACCAGGTCGGGCGCGTGAATCTCGACGGCCGGGAAGCTCTGCTGTCAGCGGGTCCCAGTTTCCGGGACCTGACGAGGGTGGCGGGCAGTAATCCGGGCGTCTGGACTGACATAATCATGGAAAACCGCCGCTGGCTGTCAGAGGCGCTGAAGGAACACCGCCAGGCCATCGACCTTGTGATCGAGGCGATCGACGCCGGCGACGAGGAATTCCTCAAGGGCGAGATCATCGCGGCCGCGGCCAACCGCGACCGTATGCTCGAAGCCGAGCGGATGACACCCAGCGACCTTTTTGTGGTCAAGGTGCCGGTATTCGACAGGCCGGGAGTGATCAGCCAGGTGACTGTTGCCCTGGGCAACGCTGCCATAAATATCGAGGACATCGCCTTCCATCGCATCAGCGTCGAACAGGGTGGTGTCCTGTCCCTTGCGGTATCCGGCAGCGAGACCGGCGACAGGGCCGTGGATATCCTCAGGGGCCTGGGCTACGACGCGGTCGCGGTCCCCTTTACCGACGCCGAGGCAGGCTAGGGTCCCGGATTGGTGGATAGTCCTGATATCACTCAGCTCTTCACGCCGGTGTCCGGCCTCAAAGGCACCCTGCGGGTGCCGGCCGACAAGTCGGTTTCCCACCGGGCAGCTATAATCGGCGCCATCTGCGACGGTCCGGTAGCCATCCACAATTATCTTTCAGCCGCCGATACCAGGTCGACTCTGGCGGCGATCGCTGCCTGCGGCGTCGAAGTCGAGGACCCGGAAAGTGATCACCCGGTCGTCGGGGGGGCTGGCCTGCGTGGCCTGACTGCGCCCGGCGGCCCAATAGATATAGGCAACTCCGGCACTTCCATCCGTCTTCTTCCGGGGATCCTGGCTGGCCAGACGGGCCATTTCAGCCTCGATGGCGATGAGAGCATCAGACGGCGGCCCATGGACCGGGTGGTGAAACCCCTGCGGGAGATGGGCGTCGGCATCGATGCCCGTGACAGCCGCTATGCGCCGCTGACAGTGACCGGCGGAGTCGTCCATGGCATCCGCTATGAGATGCCGGTCGCCAGTGCCCAGGTGAAGTCGGCGATCCTGCTCGCAGGCCTTTATGCTGACGGCCCCACCGAGGTCATCGAACCCGCGGTCTGCCGCGACCATACCGAGATCATGCTGGCCGCGGCGGGGGCCAAGGTCGAGAAGGAGGGGCTGCTCACGCGGATCCACCCGGTGGAGCGCCTGAGCCTCGACGAAATCGAAGTGATGGGTGATTTCTCGTCGGCAGCTTTCTGGCTGGTAGCGGGCTCGATCATTCCCGGTTCAGACATCACCCTGACCGGAGTCGGCGTCAACCCCACGCGTATCGGCCTGCTGAATATCCTGCTGGAGATGGGCGCCGATATCACCCTGGAGAATGAGCGCCGTCAGAGCGGCGAGGCTGTGGCAGACCTGAGGGTGCGTCACGCCAGACTGCATGGGCTGGCAGTGGGTGGCGGCATCACCGGCCGCGCCATCGACGAACTGCCGCTGCTGGCGCTCGCCGGTGCACTCGCCGAAGGAGAGACCCTGGTCACCGGCGCCGCTGAGCTGCGCTTCAAGGAATCAGACCGGATCACTGTACTGGTGGAGAATCTTTCCGGGCTGGGAGTCCACATCGAGGCTTTCGAGGACGGCTTTGTCGTCCGTGGCATCCACGGCCCTCTCGGCGGCAGTTTCCGCAGCCACGGCGATCACCGCATGGCGATGCTGGGAGCGGTGGCCGGCCTGGTCTCCCGCGAAGGCGTGCAGGTGGAAGGTTTTGACTGCGTCTCGGTCTCATATCCGGATTTTTTACGTGATCTCGAAAGCCTGGGGGCGCTGATATGATCGATTCAGCCGGGCTGCCCACGACTTGTCCTTCAGCCTGCCTGGCAGGAGGAACAGCATGATCATCGCCATCGACGGCCCCGCCGGCGCCGGCAAGAGCACGATATCCCGCATGCTCGCCGACCGCTGCGGCTGTACTTATCTGGATACCGGCGCCATGTACCGCACAGTCACCCTGCTGGCCATGGAGCAGGAGATCGAGCCATCGGCTGCCGGCGAGCTGGGTCTTCTGTCACGAAACCTGGAGATCGGTTTTCAGCCAGGCCCTGGCGGCGTGCCCCGGGTCTTTGCCGGCTGCCGCGAGGTCACCGAGGAGATCCGTTCCCAGGAAGTGACCCGCGGCGTCTCGGAAGTCAGCGCTCACGCTGGCGTGCGCGAGGCCATGGTTGAGAAGCAACGGGTTTGTGCTTCCGCCGGAAACGTAGTAGTTGATGGCCGCGACATCGGTACTGTCGTCTTCCCTGCGGCGGAGGTCAAGATATTCCTCACGGCTTCGGTCGCTGAGCGGGCGCGCAGGCGCCGTCTGGAGCTTGAGGGCAAAGGCGTTACGGTCTCCCAGCAGCAGATGGAGGAGGAGATCGCAGCCCGTGATGACTATGATTCCAACCGCGAGGTGGCGCCGCTCAAGGCCGCCGGCGACGCGATCATTGTGGATACCACGGAAATGAGCATAGATCAGGTAGTGGAGAGGGTGGCTGAGATTGTCGACCACGCAGCCTGAGTCTCCGTCGGGATCAGCCAGGCCGCAACCAGTGCAGCGGGAGCCGCAACCTGAACCGCGCAGATCCAGACTATCTCTGCCGCTGTACGGTTTTCTCCGCATCCTGATAACAAATCCGCTGCGATGGTTCTTCCGCATGGAGATAAAAGGGACGGAGAACTTTCCCGGAAAAGGCCCGGCCATCTTTGCTTCCAACCACCTCAGCAACATGGACCCACCGTTGCTGTGTCTTTCCTACCCGGGGCAGATCTGCTGGATGGCCAAGGCCGAACTTCTGCGAGTACCCCTGCTGGGCGCCTTCCTCATAAAGCTTGGAGCATTTCCGGTCCGCCGGGGTGAGAATGACCGGGAGGCGATCCGCCGCGCCCGGGAACTGCTGCAGATGGGCTATGTCGTCGGGATGTTCCCCGAAGGTACCCGTCAGAAAGAGGGCGCTTTCGGTGAGCCCCAGCCGGGCGTAGGCCTGCTGGCGATGACTCCCGGGGTGCCGGTCATACCGATCCGGATCCGCGGCACCGGTGATATCATCAGTGGCGGCAGGTTCCACCGGGCAAAAGTCTCGGTTATGGTGGGTCCGCCGGTCGACATGCAGATCAGCGGCATGTCGAAGGGAAAAGCTTATCGCGAAGCCAGCCGCCGCATCATGGCGGCGATCGGAGAACTATGAAGATCCTGATCTCACAGCGCGGCGGCTATTGCTATGGCGTCCAGCGGGCGCTGGACATCGCCCATCGCGCCGCTTCCGATTCACCCGGACCGATCAAGACCCTGGGCCCGATCATCCATAATCCGGGGGTGGTCAGGGAGCTGGCAGACGCAGGCGTATCACCGGTAGAGGACCTCGAAGGCATCACCGGCGGGACCGTCATCCTGAGGACCCACGGCGTCACTCCCGCGGTCATCGCCGACGCCAAGGGGCGCGGCCTGGCGATCGTCGACGCCACCTGCCCCTATGTGAAAGTGGCCCAGGAGAAAGCCTCATTCCTGGGCGAGCAGGGATACCTCACGATCATCCTCGGCGAGCATGAGCATCCCGAGGTCGTCGCTCTCGTGGCCAACGCCGGCAAGAAGACCGTCGTCGTGGAGAACGTCGACGAGCTGGATATGGACGCGGTGCACGGCAAGCGCGTCGGCGTAGTAGTCCAGACCACCCAGGCAAGCACGAACCTCGCGGCGCTGGCGGCGCGGCTGGCGCCGGCCTGCCGGGAACTGCTGATCTACAACACGATGTGTAACGCTACCCAGAAATGCCAGGACGAAGCGTTGAGCCTGGCGCGGCAGGCGGACGCGGTCATCGTCATCGGCGGGCGCAACAGCGCCAACACGACCCGTCTGTCACAGTTGTGCCAGGAGGTACAGGAGAAGACCTACCATATCGAGGATGTCGGCGAACTTCAGCCGGGATGGTTTGAGGGGGCGGAGACTGTCGCCATCACTGCCGGCGCCTCGACGCCGCCGGAGCAGATGGAAGCCGCGGCGGCGTGGCTGGGGAAGCTTTAGGCGCCTTCTATAGCCTGACGTTCTTACGAGATTGTTGAAGGAAGGATTTTCTCCGCATCGACGCTAGACCGTGTTTGACTGTAGTTTGTGTACGAGGCAAGGTTCGCCATGGTGCGAGTAGTCCCTGATCGACTATGCCCGGCCAAAGATCGCATCGTTCTTTTTGACTTGCGTGCCGCAGAATCAAGAGATACGAGTTTATATTCAAGCTCCCCCAGACCGATTTTCTCTCCATGAATCAGCTGAGCCAGTGGATTGACACCGTTGTGAACGGCGGCGAATTTCTGATGGCTCGCGATACCAGCATCAGTCAGAGCGCTCCTCGCATAGCCGATTGCATCATTAACCAGATCATAGGAGGCCGCATCAACTGAAACCGGGTCCAGTGATGCGGCAATGCCAATATTAGGGACAATAGGGTTATCACTCCAGCCAACGCAATCACAATCAGGAGTGACGTCAACGATGACGTTGATAGCGGCAAACTTTTCCTGTTTCCGATAGAGGGAAGCAGCAGCATACTCGGCTATTTTTTCCTGCACGATAGCTGGATCAGATACGGCGCGTAAACGTTCGCGCCACTTTAAGTCAGTATCATACCTGGCCTTCAAGTCCTTGATCCGCTTGCGAGTGTTCTCTGGCAGGCGTTCTTTCAGCTTCCTGGCAAGCGCTGCTGCACTTAGCGATTCATCCTGGCTCCGCCTCATGTAACTGATTTCGAGAGCGCCCCCAGTGCAGATAACGGCACATTCACAGCAACCTATGCAGGAATCGTGATCGATTTTCGCAACCTTGTGATCATCGGGTCCAGACACCATAGAGATGGCTTTCTCTGGACACCATTCACGACAGCGGGCGCATCCCTCGCATTCCGAAGGGGAAACTTCGGGCCGGTAATCTGAGTGCATCAATCTCTTTCCAGCATGAGAACCAAATCCCATCCCCAAATTCTTTATGGCGCCCCCGAATCCACAAATCATGTGACCCTTGAAATGTGCCAGTGAAATAATCGCATCTGCGTCGAGAGCGGCGGTGGCGATTTTAGCCTCCGAAAAATGGATGCCATTGACAGGCACAGAACGGTGATCAAGACCCAGCAGCCCATCGGCAATGACAATGGGAGCCCCGGTTGCCTCATAACCGAAGCCGTTCTCAAGGGCAATAATAGTGTGGTCGCGGGAATTATTGCGGCCGCCTACATAGAGGGTATTCGAATCGGTGAGGAAAGGCCTGCCACCCAGGTTTTTTACTACATCCACGACACCACGGATATAACTGGGTCGAAGATATGCCAGGTTGCCCCGCTCTCCGAAGCTGAGTTTGATAGCGACCAGATCGTTCTTGCTTACAATCCGGCTGAGGTCCAGATTCTCGAGTAGCCTGCGGTATTTGACGAGGTTGCTCTCGCGGCTGTCTGCTCTGCTTGATACGAAAAATACGGTTGACATAAATTCCTATAAAAGAACGGATTAGTGAACAAATAGCGCCTGATAGTAGCACTATAATACGAATTAGTAAACATATGTAATTATCAAGGTAGGGTTCTACTTGATTTTAAAATATACAGCCTGGAAAAAGCGCAAACGCAACCACAGTTGTCGGGAATATCCAACAAGATAATCATTGGCTTCCGGATTGATCTAAAGCCCGTACCGGTTTCCCACGGCCAGCGGCACTTCCACCAGCAGCAGCTCCACGTCGGCTTCAGCCTTGATCTTCAGGTTCTGGCCGCCGATTATCCTGGCCGCACTCAGAGCTTCCGCGGAATGGCCGTTGATCCTGACCGAGCCGCCCTCCAGGACATACAGATAGGCGCCGCGTCCGGTATCGAGCCCGTGTTCCACGAAATGGCCGTTCTCCAGGAATGACGAATACACGCGCGCGTCGGAGATGATGGGCAGGACTCTCTCGTCGTCGGGTTTATCCGACACCAGCAGCAGCAGCCTGTTCTTGCGCTCAAACTGTTCCACCGGTTTTTGCTGCAATACCGGTTCGAGGTTGAGCTCCGAGGGCAGGAACCACATCTGGATGAATCGCATGGACTCGCTGCTGCTGTCGTTGATCTCGGAATGGGACATGCCCCGTCCGACTGTCGTGTGCTGTACCCAGCCTTTCCTGAGGATGTCACCGACACCATTCTCATCCGCGTGGCGGAAGACGCCGGCGGCGCAGTAAGTCACTACCTCGATATTGCGGTGCGAATGCAGCGGCCAGGTGGCGCCGGGGGAGAGGGTGTCGTCGTTGAAGACGCGCAGGGTGCCGAAATGGCTGTAGTCCCGGTCGTAGTACTGGTCGAAGGAAAAATGCCAGCGCCCTTCGAAAGTACCGTTCTCGATGATGCCGCGGGCCTGGTAGATGCTGTCAGGCGGGCGGATGGTGATCAGATCCCTGCCGGTCGTGCTCTCCATGAATCCTCCAGAATTGGGCGAGAAGCCTTCAGAATACCTTCGCTTGGGCCCCCGCCAGCCTACCCCCCTTATTAAAGATGGTTCCCCGATGGGATGGCCGTGAAACGCCGAAGGCCCTCCTGGATGGCGGAAGGGTTATCTGGCAGCCGCGGGAGCCTGATCCACGCGCATAAGCCGCCTGGACGCGGGATTGTCGTGATTACTGAATAAATAGCGGCTCACTGGTACAATAATACTATTCGGATTACCTTCCGGAAGGGGGCACGGACACGAAAGGCTCTGGAGCGAACTCGGCATGAGACGTTGGGCAGCACTATCTCTGGCTCTGGCGATGCTGGCGTTTTTGACGCTTGGCATGGCCGGCGCCTTTTTTGTTTTCGGCGGCGGCCATGAAGGCGTAGTCATCCACGCAGACTTCATGGCGCCGGCGTGGAACAGGGCGGCCATCCAGGACAGCGCGCCGCAAGCCCGTGTTGATGGGGGCGGAAACGGCCAGGAAGTCCCTGATGGGGAAGTGCCCGGCAGCAGAAATGCTTCATCCCGCGCAGATGCCAAACAGGACCCAAAGCTGCAGTCTTCCATGGTGCAGCTGGCGGCGGTCCAGTCCGCGGAAGGCCCGGCTGCGGCTTCTGATTTCGCGAAAGAGAGCGGCATCAGGCTGCGCGACGGCCGGGTCCAGGTCGTCATCGAGGCAGCACCTGGAGCGACTGAAGCCGTATCAATAGCTGCAGAGGCCGCTGGCGGAAAAGTGCAGACTGTCCATGGTGACCTGGTCCAGGCCGAGGTCCCGGTGGAGAGTCTGGCTTCATTGGCAAAATCGCCGTCGGTCGAATATGTCAGGCAGCCGCACAGGCCGACACTCGCTACGACCAGTGAGGGAGTCGCCGACATCGGCGCCGTTTCCTGGCAGGCCGCCGGCGACACTGGCGCGGGCGCCAGTGTCGCCGTGCTCGACCCCGGTTTCACCGGCTATCAGGATCGCATCAATAGCGGCGAGCTTCCCGCAAATCTGATCGCCATGTCATTCGTCGCCGGCGGCGATATCAACGGCGGCGGCGAGATCCATGGCACCGCCTGCGCCGAGATCGTATATGACGTGGCACCGGGCGCCCAGCTTTATCTGGTCAACTTCAACACCGACGTCGAGCTGGCGAACGCGGTGGATTACCTGATCGCCCAGGGTGTAGACGTCGTCTCAGCCTCCTGGGGTTTCTTCGGGGATTTCCGCGGCGACGGCCAGGGTGACATCGACACGATCGTGCAGAACGCCAACGCCGCCGGCATCACCTGGGCCAACGCCGCCGGCAACTCGGCTCAGACCCACTGGAGCGGCCTGTTCACGGATGCCGACGGGGACAACTTGCATGAGTTCGCAGTGGGGGACGAAGGCAACGACTTTTCATATTACGTGAATGTAGGTGACTCCATCAGCCTCTTCCTGACCTGGGACCGCTGGCCGCTCACCGACCAGGATTATGATTTCCATCTTGTCTGGACTGGTAACGCATCAAACAATTACCAGTCTGTTATCGTTGCCGAGAGTTTAAACTGGCAGGGTGTCAATCACCTCACGGCTCCCTCTGAGCAGATCGGCTATACAGTCCCGCCGGGGCAAGGCGGAACCTACTATGCAAGAATCTCCAAGTATAGCGCCGCCGGAGACGCCACCTTCCAGTTGTATTCCCACCCGTTTCCGTTGCAGTACCAGGTTGCCGCGGGCAGCCTCGGCGGCCAGCCGGCCGATTCGCCCTACGCCATGACCGTCGGCGCAGTGCCTTACGGCGGCACCACGATCGAGTACTTCAGCTCCCGGGGGCCGACCATCGACGGCAGGATCAAGCCGGATATCGTCGCGCCGGACAGGGTTTCCACTGTGACCTATGGTCTGAGCGGCTTTCCAGGCACCTCCGCCGCCACCCCCCACGCAGCCGGAGCCGCCACGCTGATAAAGGCGGCGTTCCCGGCGTATACGCCATCCCAGATCCAGGCCAGGCTCGAGTCCCTGGCTACCGGCCTCGGCGTCCCCGGCAAGGACAACACCTACGGCAGCGGCAAACTCAACATGGGACCGGTCCTTGACCACGCACCGCCGCTGGTGACCGGTGTACAGCCTTCCGGCACCGTCTATGACAGCTCGGGCGCCGTTGTCGTCTACTACATGGACAGCTACAGCGGCATCGATGCTGCTTCCGTCCAGGTCCAGCTCGACGGCGTCGCGATGTCCGGCTGCGCCGCGACGGCGTCGCAAGTCAGCTGCCCCTTCTCCGACCTGGCCGCGGGGCTTCATTCCATCACCGGGTCGGTCAGCGACACCTCAGGCAACACTGCAAGCATAAGCGGTTCGTTCACTGAAGCCTGCGGCAAGCCGCTTCTCTCCCTGGAAACATCCAGCTCCTTCTGGGCTTCCTATGAAGACTACCTGAGCCACGAACTCTCGGTGACGTTCTCTTTCTGCAATTCCGGAACCAATGATGCCTTCAATGTGGCGATGGTGGGAAGCATCAACACCAACAGTGCCGTGCTCGCCTCGCTGGTCCCCGGCAGCGTGGGCAATATCGCCGGCGGCTCCGGCAGCTGCGCTCCGATCACGGTCAAGTACTTGGTCCCCGCAGGAGTATCGCGTTTCCGCGCGACCGTCTACGCGACGGCAGAGAACAGCTGCGGCCTGAACTACGCATACCCTTCCCTCTTCCTGGAACCCTGAGGTGACCGGGCTTGCCTGATAGCGGGAGGGAGAAGGGAGGCCTGGTTTCTTCCGTGACTCCAGGCAGTCCGGCAGAAGCAGCCGGCATCGCTCCCGGCGACCGCATCCTCTCCCTTGACGGCCACGAACTCCACGACGTCATCGACTATCAGTTCTATCTGGAGCCGGAGCGGCAGAGCGTCGTCGTCGACCGGGGTGGCAGGACCCTTACGCTGGAGATGGACAGCGGCGACAATGATGACGAGGATATCGCAGGCGGCGGGACCGCCATGTCAGGCGATCCGGGTATCTATTTTGCCGGGACCGTCTTCGGACCGATCCGCACCTGTGCCAACAACTGCGTCTTCTGTTTCATCGAACAGGTCCCGGGAGGACTGCGGCAGCCATTGTATGTGAAGGACGATGACTTCCGCCTCTCATTCCTCCATGGGAATTTCATCACCCTCAATAACCTCCGCGAAGAAGACCTGGAGCGCATCACCGGCCAGCGGCTGAGGCCGCTATATGTCTCCGTGCACG from Actinomycetota bacterium harbors:
- the ispH gene encoding 4-hydroxy-3-methylbut-2-enyl diphosphate reductase translates to MKILISQRGGYCYGVQRALDIAHRAASDSPGPIKTLGPIIHNPGVVRELADAGVSPVEDLEGITGGTVILRTHGVTPAVIADAKGRGLAIVDATCPYVKVAQEKASFLGEQGYLTIILGEHEHPEVVALVANAGKKTVVVENVDELDMDAVHGKRVGVVVQTTQASTNLAALAARLAPACRELLIYNTMCNATQKCQDEALSLARQADAVIVIGGRNSANTTRLSQLCQEVQEKTYHIEDVGELQPGWFEGAETVAITAGASTPPEQMEAAAAWLGKL
- a CDS encoding DUF362 domain-containing protein → MSTVFFVSSRADSRESNLVKYRRLLENLDLSRIVSKNDLVAIKLSFGERGNLAYLRPSYIRGVVDVVKNLGGRPFLTDSNTLYVGGRNNSRDHTIIALENGFGYEATGAPIVIADGLLGLDHRSVPVNGIHFSEAKIATAALDADAIISLAHFKGHMICGFGGAIKNLGMGFGSHAGKRLMHSDYRPEVSPSECEGCARCREWCPEKAISMVSGPDDHKVAKIDHDSCIGCCECAVICTGGALEISYMRRSQDESLSAAALARKLKERLPENTRKRIKDLKARYDTDLKWRERLRAVSDPAIVQEKIAEYAAASLYRKQEKFAAINVIVDVTPDCDCVGWSDNPIVPNIGIAASLDPVSVDAASYDLVNDAIGYARSALTDAGIASHQKFAAVHNGVNPLAQLIHGEKIGLGELEYKLVSLDSAARKSKRTMRSLAGHSRSGTTRTMANLASYTNYSQTRSSVDAEKILPSTIS
- a CDS encoding pirin family protein, with translation MITIRPPDSIYQARGIIENGTFEGRWHFSFDQYYDRDYSHFGTLRVFNDDTLSPGATWPLHSHRNIEVVTYCAAGVFRHADENGVGDILRKGWVQHTTVGRGMSHSEINDSSSESMRFIQMWFLPSELNLEPVLQQKPVEQFERKNRLLLLVSDKPDDERVLPIISDARVYSSFLENGHFVEHGLDTGRGAYLYVLEGGSVRINGHSAEALSAARIIGGQNLKIKAEADVELLLVEVPLAVGNRYGL
- a CDS encoding S8 family serine peptidase; its protein translation is MRRWAALSLALAMLAFLTLGMAGAFFVFGGGHEGVVIHADFMAPAWNRAAIQDSAPQARVDGGGNGQEVPDGEVPGSRNASSRADAKQDPKLQSSMVQLAAVQSAEGPAAASDFAKESGIRLRDGRVQVVIEAAPGATEAVSIAAEAAGGKVQTVHGDLVQAEVPVESLASLAKSPSVEYVRQPHRPTLATTSEGVADIGAVSWQAAGDTGAGASVAVLDPGFTGYQDRINSGELPANLIAMSFVAGGDINGGGEIHGTACAEIVYDVAPGAQLYLVNFNTDVELANAVDYLIAQGVDVVSASWGFFGDFRGDGQGDIDTIVQNANAAGITWANAAGNSAQTHWSGLFTDADGDNLHEFAVGDEGNDFSYYVNVGDSISLFLTWDRWPLTDQDYDFHLVWTGNASNNYQSVIVAESLNWQGVNHLTAPSEQIGYTVPPGQGGTYYARISKYSAAGDATFQLYSHPFPLQYQVAAGSLGGQPADSPYAMTVGAVPYGGTTIEYFSSRGPTIDGRIKPDIVAPDRVSTVTYGLSGFPGTSAATPHAAGAATLIKAAFPAYTPSQIQARLESLATGLGVPGKDNTYGSGKLNMGPVLDHAPPLVTGVQPSGTVYDSSGAVVVYYMDSYSGIDAASVQVQLDGVAMSGCAATASQVSCPFSDLAAGLHSITGSVSDTSGNTASISGSFTEACGKPLLSLETSSSFWASYEDYLSHELSVTFSFCNSGTNDAFNVAMVGSINTNSAVLASLVPGSVGNIAGGSGSCAPITVKYLVPAGVSRFRATVYATAENSCGLNYAYPSLFLEP